GGCTTGCCGCCCAGGCCCCGGTTCTGGCGGCATCGCGCAATAACAAAGAATTACTGGCAACCGAAGAACGGCTTGATAGCCTGATCGAGAGTGCGCGGGGCCGCCTGAACGATATTATCGCCAATGGCAATAACGATGCCTCGTTAACCGCCCTTTCCGACCGCTTAAACGAAATTGTTGCCCGTCGCGAAACCCTGCAACAGCTTACCGAAGCCCGCCTTGCGTTGCAAAAACAGCGCGGCGACATGACGCTGGACATGGTTTACGCCTATGCCGACCTGTCGGATTATCTAAGCCCGCTGATCGAAGTCACCGACATTGATGTATCGCGTGGCATCAGCCGGGTTGCCAATGGCAACAACGATGCCGCTGCAGGCCTGAAAGACGTTATTGCCTTTTCACAATTGCTGGCTGAAATTCGCGCCAATATCAACCTTGCCTTTGGCATGTTAACCGCTGCCATTGCTGTGCCCGAAGGCGATGCGATGGACGAGGTCCGCAATAAATGGAACTGGGCAGAATTGCGCATCACCGATGCCCTGGCAAAACTGCCCGATAATAATGACGGCAGCAAAATCCGCGACCTGGCCCAGGCCCTTCTTGGTTTTGGCAAGGGGGATGATGGCGTCTTCACTCTGCGCGAAACGGAATGGGATAACCAGGCCAAAACGCAGCAAACCCTGAATGACACGCTTGCCAGCGCAGAACAGCTAAGTTCCGCCATTGCGCAACTGGTATCGGACAAACGCACCGAAATTAGCGCCAAGGCGGAAACCACCCTGGCAAAAGTTGCGCGCGACCAGCAGCTTATTGCGATTATTGGTACCAGTGTGCTGGTTATTTCCCTGCTGATTTTGGTGTTTTACGTGCGTGGCAACCTGATCAAACGGTTGCTGCGCGTGATTGCCGGGCTGCGCGAAGTGGCAAATGGCAATCTTGACACCGAAGTGCGCGACAATGGCCGCGATGAAATTGGCGTGATGGCAGGAATTTTGCGCCAGTTTCGCGCAACGGCCCTGTCGGCTCGCCAGGCCGAACAGCAGGTGGCACGCGAACGGGCCGCAGGCGAAGAAGAAAAACGCGCGGCCATGCTATCCCTTGCCGATGCGTTCGAGGCGTCGATCTCGACAGTGGCGGGTCAGGTTTCTCACGAGGCCGAAGACATCGCCCAAACATCGCACAATGTGCGTGACCAGGCCGAAGTGGCCTCTGGCAGTGCGGCCGATGTTGCCAGTGCGTCGGAAGAAATTTCCATCAATATGGCGTCGGTGTCCCAAGCGGCACAATCGCTTTCGGAACGTGTGCGCGAAACAGGAGAACGGGCGCAAAAATCGCTGGGTGCGGCGGAAAACGCGGTGGATATTGCAACGGAAACCAACACCACCATGCGCGAGCTTGAAACTGGTGCCAGTGAAATTGGCGAAATTCTGAGCCTGATTCAGGATGTGGCGGCGCAAACCAACCTGCTGGCGCTGAATGCCACCATCGAGGCCGCCCGTGCAGGCGATGCCGGCAAGGGATTTGCCGTGGTCGCCAGCGAGGTGAAAAACCTTGCCAATCAAACCGGCACCGCAACCGACCGCATCGCCCGGCGAATTAACGATATTCAGTCCACCACCGGTATTGCGGTTGAGGCAATTGCCAAAATTGGCAGCAGCATTTCCGCCATTCATGAAACGGTTGAGGAAATGTCGCGCGCGGTGGAAGAACAACAGGAATTTGTTGCCGAAATTGCCTCGAATGTCGAGCAGTCCGCGCTCGCAGCCCGCGAAATGAACCACACCATTAACCAGGTCAGCAGTTCGGCAACCGATAATCTGGCCGCAATGGACGGCCTGCAACAGGCCACCACCCGCCTGCGCCATCATTCCGACGATCTTTCGGGCCGGGTGCGGGAATTTCTCGGTTCCATTCGTTCCGATGAGGCGGCATCTTCGCCCCCTGCCCCTGGCAACTAGAACCGGCTGCACCTGCTTTCTTAAAACTGCACAGGAAAACCCATGCCCCGCTCCTTGCCTTTCATATCGCTTCGGAACATTGCTGCCGGTTGTGGCATGATGCTCTATTCGTCCGGCCTTGCCCTTGCAGCACCGGCTCTTGATGAGGGCATTACGGCCTATCAGAAGGGAGATTTCGATAAATCGGCCGGCATTTTTAAGCCCTTGGCACAAGATAGCGATGCAACCGCACAATATCTTTTATCCTGTCAAATGATCAACGGTGCCGGGATCGCTGCCAATCAGGATGCCGGATGGGAAATGCTGGATCATGCCGCACAGGGCGGCAATGCCGACGCCGCGATTTTGCAAGCGCGCCGATTGGAAGCCACCCAAGGGCCCCTTCACGATATAAAGGTTCTGTATGAAAGTGCCGCCCGACAGGGAAATGCGCAGGCATTAATGTGGCTGGCCATTAACCATTTGCAAAATGACCGCAAGGATGAAGCCCGCGAACAGCTTGAAAATGCCTGGGCCGCCGGTGATCCCAGAGCAGCAACCATGATCGCGACAAATTTCGCCCAAAACCGGCAGGAACGTGAAGACTGGTTGCGCAAAGCCGCACAACATGGCGAAACCCACGCAGCGGCGTATCTGGCCAAGGATTATGAAAAGTCGGACGACAGAGCACAGGCAATGGGCTGGTGCGCAGTGGCATCCGGCCTGCCCGGCCATGAGGCAAATGTGGACTGGAAGGAAATCGGCAATGCCATTGCCAAAAACTGCGCTCGTCTTGATGCCGATATGGAACCCGCCGCCCGTGCCGATAACCGGGAAAAAGTTGATCAATTCCTGAAATCATTTTTCGCCGATTACAAACCGTGGCACCCCTGGCGACCCTGTGTGGTGCAGTCACAGGAATAACCATTCCTGCATCTTCCCGATTTCATGACTGTCATTATCACAATGCCATCGCACCTGGCGGGTTACAACCTGTCGGAGCGATGGCTTTTTTATGCCTTCATGCAACACAACACCTGTTGCACATGATGGGTATTGCAGCAGCCATCGCGCAACACCTGTTGCATTTGATGCAACAGGTGGAAATTTTAAGTTATTGAAAATAAACAATTACTGTTTGGCATAACAGTTGCAATTCATGGTCTTACCTCAGGGAGGAAAGTTTGAGGAAACCATGAAAAAAATAGGCATAATTGCCAATCCTGTCTCGGCCCGGGACATTCGACGGGTCATATCCCATGCGGGCAACCTGCC
The DNA window shown above is from Thalassospira sp. TSL5-1 and carries:
- a CDS encoding tetratricopeptide repeat protein, which encodes MPRSLPFISLRNIAAGCGMMLYSSGLALAAPALDEGITAYQKGDFDKSAGIFKPLAQDSDATAQYLLSCQMINGAGIAANQDAGWEMLDHAAQGGNADAAILQARRLEATQGPLHDIKVLYESAARQGNAQALMWLAINHLQNDRKDEAREQLENAWAAGDPRAATMIATNFAQNRQEREDWLRKAAQHGETHAAAYLAKDYEKSDDRAQAMGWCAVASGLPGHEANVDWKEIGNAIAKNCARLDADMEPAARADNREKVDQFLKSFFADYKPWHPWRPCVVQSQE
- a CDS encoding methyl-accepting chemotaxis protein; this translates as MASFAIILVLAGVSFGVSWISFGNTRQLVDEIASKSLPSIIGQMELAMDGTGLAAQAPVLAASRNNKELLATEERLDSLIESARGRLNDIIANGNNDASLTALSDRLNEIVARRETLQQLTEARLALQKQRGDMTLDMVYAYADLSDYLSPLIEVTDIDVSRGISRVANGNNDAAAGLKDVIAFSQLLAEIRANINLAFGMLTAAIAVPEGDAMDEVRNKWNWAELRITDALAKLPDNNDGSKIRDLAQALLGFGKGDDGVFTLRETEWDNQAKTQQTLNDTLASAEQLSSAIAQLVSDKRTEISAKAETTLAKVARDQQLIAIIGTSVLVISLLILVFYVRGNLIKRLLRVIAGLREVANGNLDTEVRDNGRDEIGVMAGILRQFRATALSARQAEQQVARERAAGEEEKRAAMLSLADAFEASISTVAGQVSHEAEDIAQTSHNVRDQAEVASGSAADVASASEEISINMASVSQAAQSLSERVRETGERAQKSLGAAENAVDIATETNTTMRELETGASEIGEILSLIQDVAAQTNLLALNATIEAARAGDAGKGFAVVASEVKNLANQTGTATDRIARRINDIQSTTGIAVEAIAKIGSSISAIHETVEEMSRAVEEQQEFVAEIASNVEQSALAAREMNHTINQVSSSATDNLAAMDGLQQATTRLRHHSDDLSGRVREFLGSIRSDEAASSPPAPGN